CCGGTCACGGCACGCTCCGCGAGCCAAACCATATCTCATCTTACACGGCGCTCTGCTGCATTGCCATCCAGTCGAACCAAAACGACCAGCACGGGGGCCAGAGCGTGGTCAATTTTGACTACGGCATGGCGCTGGGCGTGGCCAAGACCTATGTCCACCTCTACCGGGAGAATCTGGCCCGGGCGCTGGAAATGCTCGCCGGGCTTGAGGACGCGGAGGCGCGCGTGCGCGCCGTGATGGCGGCGCTCCTCGTCGAAACGGGCCTGCGGCCCACGATGGCGGGCAGCGACGACTACCGCGCCGCTGAGCACGCGCGCTGGCTGCCCGAGATAAAGGAGGACACCCTGACCTGTGCGCAGGCCTTTGCCGAGGCCCACGCGCTGAAGGAAGCGGACCACGCCACCTACAAGGCCATGGTCGCCTTCATCCACAACCTCAATACGATGCATTCCCGCGCCGGCGCCCAGACGCCCTTCTCCTCCGTCAACTACGGTCTGGACACCTCCCCAGAGGGGCGCATGGTGATCAAAAACGTATTGCTCGCCACCGAGGCCGGGTTGGGGCACGGGGAAACTCCGATTTTTCCGATCCAAATCTTCCGAGTCAAATCCGGCGTCAGTTTCAATCCGGGTGATCCGAACTACGACCTCTTCAAATTGGCCTGCCGCGTCAGCGCCTCGCGCCTGTTCCCCAATTTCTCTTTCCAGGACGCGCCTTTCAACGCCGCCTACTACAAAGAGGGCCAGCCGGAAACCGAGATCGCCTACATGGGCTGCCGCACCCGGGTGATCGCCAATGTGTACGACCCCGGAAACGAGATCTCCAACGGACGCGGCAACCTCTCGTTCACGAGCATCAATCTGCCCCGTCTGGCCATCAAGGCCAAGGAAGATGTGTCGGCTTTCTTCGAAGATCTGGAGCGCAAGATGAATCTGTGCATCGATCAGCTCTACGAGCGCTTTCTCATCCAAGCCCGCAAGAAGGTGCGCAACTTCCCGTTTCTCATGGGCGAGGGCGTGTGGATTGGCTCGGAGGCACTCGACTGGGACGACGAAGTGGGCCAGGTACTGCGGCACGGCACATTGACCGTCGGCTTCATCGGGTTGGCGGAGGCCCTGAAGGCGCTCATCGGCGTGCACCACGGAGAGTCCGAAAAGGCGCAGAATCTGGGACTTGAGATCATCAGCAGCATGCGCGCCCGGCTGGATGAGGAGAGCCGCCGCCGGCAGATGAATTTCACGCTGATCGCTACGCCGGCCGAGGGCCTCTCCGGGCGCTTTGTCAAGTTGGACCGCGCGCGCTTCGGCCTCATCGAGGGTGTGACGGACCGCGACTACTACACAAATAGCTTCCATGTGCCGGTTTATTTTCCGACAACTGCGTTTGAGAAGATTCGCTTGGAGGCTCCTTATCACGCGCTCACCAACGCCGGACACATCACCTATGTGGAGATGGACGGCGATCCACTGCAAAATCTTGAGGCTTTTGAGCAGGTCGTGCGCGCCATGCAGGCCACCGGCGTAGGGTATGGCTCCATCAATCATCCGGTGGACCGTGACCCGGTGTGCGGGTTTTCCGGTATCATCACCGGCAGCCAATGTCCCGGCTGCGGCCGTCGCGAGGACGACGGCGTCCCGTTTGAGCGCATCCGCCGGATCACCGGCTACCTCGTTGGTACGTTGAATCGCTTCAACAATGCCAAACGCGCCGAAGAAAAGGACCGCGTCAAGCACTGCTGACGAACGCTTTGCAAGCATTCAGGAGGACTATGTGATTCTTGAGGCGACGGCACGTGGCATTATACAGGCGAAGACGGCGGGAGAAGCGTAAACTTCCCCCCGCCGTCTTCGTCTGTCGTCCGGATTTATGACACGTCGTACACCGGTATATCGCAGCCAAATTTTTTTGCGTTGCCTCGCCATTCAAAAATTTCATCATGGCTATGGCATTTCGCCTGAAAGTGTGTTACACTGTCCCTGCATAACTCCAATTTGCATCTGGGTGCCTCTAAAAATCTCACATTCGGCTGCGGCGCTGGATCTTTTCCCGGCACATTTCTCAAAAAACCTCGCGAATACACCCAATATTCGCTTTTCACCCCACCGAGCGAGCTCGGCAAAGTATCATGCAATAAGGAGGAAATATCCATGGCTGACATTGAACTCACATTGGACACCACCGGCGCAGAGACCGCCTCTGCGCCGACTGTCGCCGCCGCAAAAATCGCGGATTTGGCTGTTATCGAACAGCAGGCATCGAAACTGACCCCGGAGGAGCGGCGGAAAATTGACGACTTTGCCGCCAAGATCAACATCCATGACACCGCGGTAATCGCTCGCTACGGAGAATCCGCACAGACCAAATCATCTCAGTTCTCCGAATCCGCTCTTCAAGGGATCAAAGGCAAGGATTTGGATGCGGTCGGCGATATGATTACTGGCCTCGTCGTTCAAATCAAAGGGTTTAAGCCCGAAGATGAGAAAAAAGGATTGGCGCGTCTATTCCAGAAAGGCAAAAATTATTTGGAGGAGCTGCGCGCCCAGTATGCCGACGTCAGCAAGAACATCGATAGGATCAGCGACACGCTAAAGGGTCATCGTATGACGCTGCTCGCCGACGTGACTGTGCTGGACAAACTTTTCGAAAGCAATCTGCAATACTTCAAGGAGCTTACTATGTATATTCTGGCCGGCAAACAAAGACTGGCTGAAGTGGAAAACGAAGAACTGCGCGAGCTGCAGCGGGTAGCAGCCGAAAGTGGTTTACAGGAAGATGCACAGCGCGCCAACGATCTGGCTGAACAGTGCAATAGATTTGAGAAGCGTATTTACGATCTCGAACTCACTCGCACCATCTGCATCCAGATGGCGCCGCAAATTCGTATGGTGCAAAATACGAATGTCATCATGGCTGACAAAATCCAGACAAGCATTGCCAACACGATCCCATTGTGGAAAAACCAAATATTGCTGGCTTTGGGACTGGAACACAGCAAACGCGCCATTCAAGCGCAGCGGCAGGTCAGCGACATTACAAATCAGTTACTGCGCGAGAATGCCGACAAGCTGAAAATGAACACCATCGAAGCGGCTCACGAATCTGAACGCGGCGTCGTAGATATCGAAACTCTCGTTCATACAAACGAGAGCATTATCACGACACTGGATGAGGTTCTGGCCATTCAGCAAGAGGGCAAGCAGCGCCGCCGCGAAGCCGAACAGCAGCTGGTTGATATCGAAAATCAACTCAAAACCCGGCTCCTGGCTGCGCGCAATCCGCACTAACCAGGAGGAATCGCTATGAAGAAAGTCGGTCTCGGTCTGATCATTCTTGGTGCAGGCTTACTGTTGCTGACCAACACAGCCGAAACCACACTTATCATCCAGATGGGGATTCGGGCATTTTCTTTCCTCTCTGTTTTTCCATTTTTTTCTATTTTTGCCGGAATTGTCGCCTTGGGTATTGGTTTCGCGCCGGCGGTCAAGGCGCGTCTGACAGCCCAGGCCGCGATTCGGCAAAAGGAAGAGGAGAAGCGGGCCGAATCCAGGCCGACTCTGTCTTATTCCGCCGGCTCCTACGATCCAATCGACATCAGGCGGCGGTTGGGGCGGCTCAAGGAGCAAAGGCCAGATCTTGCGGGCGCGCTCGCAAAATGTGAAGCGCAAATGGACGCCATGGACAGACGTCAGGCCAAACTCAAGGACTTATTGGATCTCAATGAGGCAGAATATCTGCGGGCGACAGAAAGGCTTCTTGATGAAGTGGAACAGTTTATCTGCAAAAACTTTCGCAAAGTCATCAACCGCGGCATCGTATCCGATTTGGAGGATGACGATGTCTTCGCGCGGGATGAAAAATACTCTACGCATTTGGAGCTCATTGAGGCGGTGTTAGCCGGCAATCAAACTGAGCTGGACAATATTAAAAGATTCTTAGCAGACCTTGCCGACCTTGTCAGTGAGCAAAACGACAAGAGCGAGACCACCCTGCAAGCATGGATGCAGGTCATCCGAGATTCGCTCAAAAAGGAGGAGATTTAGTTTGTTCAAAGTGAAAAAATCTGTTTTTTGTATGCTAGCGGTACCGCTCCTGGTGTCCGCCCTGGCCGGCTGCAATGTGAGCAGCACCAATACAGACCGCGAAAACGCGCTCAGTTATGACGATGCCGTGAAGGAACTGACCACTTTTGTCGGCACGATTGAGAGGGAGAGCATCACGGCGCCGCTCGATATCTATACATCGGATGACGACACCGCCAGCATCTTGGCGGATATCAGCACTTTCCCGATTGTGGTCGAGGGGAAGGGACAGATCAACATTGAGGTGGCGGCGGCCACCGAAATGAGCGCCTCGGCGCCGGACGATTGGATGAATGTCGTCGCCGAGAGATTCAACAGGGAAAACCACACCATTGGTGGCAAGACTGTCAGTGTCTCCATACGCAGAATTACTTCCGGCGAAGTCGTTACTTATATGGCAGATGGCGACTATAGGCCCGATGTGTATGCCCCGTCCAATTATGCCTGGGGCGAAATGCTCAAAGCGCACGGTTTTGGTGTCGTTACGCTGTCCACCCGTATTCTGGGCAATACCGCCGGTATATTGATGGAGAAAGAAACTTACGAAACATTCACCGCCAAATATGGAGCGGTCACTGTGGACAAAGTGTTGGAGGCCAGTCTGGCCGGCGACTTGACCTTTGCCTACACCAATCCGTTTACAAGCAGCACCGGATTGAATATCTTTACGGCCATGTTGCACGCGTTTGACACAAACAATCCGCTCTCCGCTACGGCATCAGAAAAACTCCTGGAATATCAGAGAAAATCACCTCCTGTGGCCTATACCACCGCCGTGCTGAGAGACCAGGCAAGCAAGGGAATTATCAAAGCCATGGTCATGGAAGAACAAGCGTATCACAACACACCTGAACTGAGAGATTATGTCTACACACCGCAGGGCATCAGGCATGACCATCCTGTGTATACTTTCGACTATGCGTCGCAAGAACGGCAAGACGCCGCGAAGCTTTTTGTGGAATATTGCCTGTCGGCCGACAGTCAAAAACTCGGTGATGAAAAAGGTTTTAATCTGCACAATGAATACAAGGAACAACCTTCCGGGCTGGATGGCGCAGGTTTTCTTGCTGCGCAAAAGTTATGGAAACAGAGCAAAGACGGCGGACGTCCGATTGTCGCGGTTTTTGTCGCGGACGTCTCCGGCAGTATGGACGGACTTCCGTTGAATGGTCTGAAGGAAGCGTTGGTCAATACATCCAAGTTCATCGGATCCAATCATTACGTCGGTCTTGTGACCTATGCGAGCAAGGTCTACGTCAACCTGGAGATTGGGGAATTTGACAATACGCAACGGGCTTACTTCTCCGGAGGCGTCAAATCACTTTTTGCCGGCGGGGGCACTGCGACGTACGACGCTGTCTTGATTGGACTTGATATGTTGCTGAAAAAGCAGCAAGACGTTCCCGACGCAAAACTGATGTTGTTTGTCCTCAGTGACGGCCAGCAAAACGAAGGCTATAATTTTAATAGGATCGCACCCATTGTGGGCGGATTGCAAATACCGATTTACAGCATCGCCTACAACTTGGACAGCGGCAGTTCGGCGGAAAGTGAACTCCAGAAGCTATCGCGTATCAATGAGGCCGTACTCATCAACGCGAGCAGCGACGACTTGATCAATCAACTGCGAAATTTGTTCAATGTGCAGATGTAAATAACTTTTTTTATGAACACATAGGGGCGGCAGAATGCCGCCCCTATGTGTTCATTTGTTTTTAATTTGCGATGTTGTTTGTCCCCGCGGCAATCTTTTCACCGACCGCGGCACAGAGCGGCGTGCCATCATCGCTCCAGGCGAACGCCTTGTAAGCGCCGCTCGTGCCCGAGGCAGGAAAGACGGCAACCAGCGGCTGTTCACTGCCGTCGGCCAGATCTACGCTGTCGAAATCGACGGATATGAGTCTGCCGTCCTCATCGTAAAAGGCCACGATCAGTGTGCCCGTCACGCCCTGTCCTGAAGCATTCGACAGCACCGCTTTGACGCTGCCGTCCTTTTCGGCGGCGGACAACGTTACACCTTCCTCAATAAACTTAAATGTGTACGCCTTCGACGGAGCATAAAGATCGAAAGCATACTTTGGAGAGACGCTCACCTTGGTCGTCCCGGGCATAGCATCCGCGGTTTCATACGCGATGCGCACGAAATCATAATCGGAATACATGCCTATATTGGGCACGTCGGAGCCGGCGGTCAGCCGGGCCGTATATTCGTAAATATCCGAGTCAAAACCGTCGACGCGGTCGATGTCCGGGACATCCTTCCATTGGCCGTCCGCGAAGTACTGGACTTTCCATCCGTCCGGCCGAATCACGCCGTCGTCCCACGCGCGGTACCAGAACGCCTCCATCACGACAAACGTCTTCGGTTCGGCAAAGTCGTATTCGATCCAGTGCTCACCCCAACCGACGGACGGGTCTGTCTGATTGCCGGCCCATGTGCTCCAGGTGCTGCCGCCATACAGCGACGTGGGCGACACGACGCCGTCGTTGACGGCCGACAGCGTGGCATACGGCGTACACGTATACGAAGCCGCGACGGACGACGCGGATTGCTCCGCATACGTGCCGTCCGCTGTTTTGACGCGCAGCTCAACCAACCCGACCGGCGTCGCGCTGTTCGTGAGCATGCGGATTTTGTCCGTCGTCACGGGCGCGAACATCGCCGTATTAAAACTGTCATACGCGACGCCGTATTCTGTGGCGGCGCTGGACATGACGGGCAGCGCTTTATGCCCGCTCACTTTCCATTCCTGTATCCCGACCGTACCGTTCGGCAGCGACGCGCCTCTGCCTGTCAGCGCCAGCTGTATTTTGGTCGCCAAGATCGGTTCAAACGTATATGTGTTGAACACATCCTTTGTGAACACGTCGTGCGCGTTTGTCGGGATGACCGCGCCCTTGAATTCGTCGCCGTAGAAATACTGTATCTCCATCGAGGCCGGAAGCTGCACGCCGCCGCCGTCGTCCGACCATACGATATCGCATCCGTCGATGACGACGGGCGTGTCGAACGAATACCACACAGTCGGCGTGAGCGACTGGCTCCACGACGACCACTTGAAGATGTTGCCGCCGTGCTCCGACGCGACGATGCCGTCATTGAGGCCGCTCACCTTGTTGCCGCTGTATACGTGCGACGCGCCGGGCACGCCAAACATCTCCAGCGGATACCTCTCGGACGGCGCGCCTATGACGCGCCACTCGCGTATGCCGGGATATGTCGTTATGTCAGTGCCGCTGTTTCGCGTGTTGTCGATGATCATGCGCAGCTTCGTCGTCGTCACCGTATCGAACTCGTAGCGATTGTACTGCATGCCGAGGAATGTGTCGAACGGCGCGGCGGGCGTCACGGGCACGAACGCTGTCCCGTTCCAGTACTGGATGACAAGTCCGTTCGGCACGTTGACCTTCCTGTCCGGCGCGATGAACCAGTCCACATCACATGCGTAAACGTCAATCGGCTCGGCAAAATCGTACTGAACCCACGGTGT
The genomic region above belongs to Oscillospiraceae bacterium and contains:
- a CDS encoding anaerobic ribonucleoside triphosphate reductase, which produces MKTQTLIIREIRKRDGRMTSFDLGKISSAISRAFMATHHNARLEESERLAYEVAALLNEEGPQAPDVEHIQDTVERALIENGYVQTAKAYILYRAERSRVREMNTRLMKIYEDITFRDASDSDIKRENANIDGDTAMGAMLKYGSEGAKQFYEMFVLKPEHSAAHREGDIHIHDLDFLTLTTTCCQIDIVKLFQNGFSTGHGTLREPNHISSYTALCCIAIQSNQNDQHGGQSVVNFDYGMALGVAKTYVHLYRENLARALEMLAGLEDAEARVRAVMAALLVETGLRPTMAGSDDYRAAEHARWLPEIKEDTLTCAQAFAEAHALKEADHATYKAMVAFIHNLNTMHSRAGAQTPFSSVNYGLDTSPEGRMVIKNVLLATEAGLGHGETPIFPIQIFRVKSGVSFNPGDPNYDLFKLACRVSASRLFPNFSFQDAPFNAAYYKEGQPETEIAYMGCRTRVIANVYDPGNEISNGRGNLSFTSINLPRLAIKAKEDVSAFFEDLERKMNLCIDQLYERFLIQARKKVRNFPFLMGEGVWIGSEALDWDDEVGQVLRHGTLTVGFIGLAEALKALIGVHHGESEKAQNLGLEIISSMRARLDEESRRRQMNFTLIATPAEGLSGRFVKLDRARFGLIEGVTDRDYYTNSFHVPVYFPTTAFEKIRLEAPYHALTNAGHITYVEMDGDPLQNLEAFEQVVRAMQATGVGYGSINHPVDRDPVCGFSGIITGSQCPGCGRREDDGVPFERIRRITGYLVGTLNRFNNAKRAEEKDRVKHC
- a CDS encoding toxic anion resistance protein, which codes for MADIELTLDTTGAETASAPTVAAAKIADLAVIEQQASKLTPEERRKIDDFAAKINIHDTAVIARYGESAQTKSSQFSESALQGIKGKDLDAVGDMITGLVVQIKGFKPEDEKKGLARLFQKGKNYLEELRAQYADVSKNIDRISDTLKGHRMTLLADVTVLDKLFESNLQYFKELTMYILAGKQRLAEVENEELRELQRVAAESGLQEDAQRANDLAEQCNRFEKRIYDLELTRTICIQMAPQIRMVQNTNVIMADKIQTSIANTIPLWKNQILLALGLEHSKRAIQAQRQVSDITNQLLRENADKLKMNTIEAAHESERGVVDIETLVHTNESIITTLDEVLAIQQEGKQRRREAEQQLVDIENQLKTRLLAARNPH
- a CDS encoding VWA domain-containing protein, producing MKKSVFCMLAVPLLVSALAGCNVSSTNTDRENALSYDDAVKELTTFVGTIERESITAPLDIYTSDDDTASILADISTFPIVVEGKGQINIEVAAATEMSASAPDDWMNVVAERFNRENHTIGGKTVSVSIRRITSGEVVTYMADGDYRPDVYAPSNYAWGEMLKAHGFGVVTLSTRILGNTAGILMEKETYETFTAKYGAVTVDKVLEASLAGDLTFAYTNPFTSSTGLNIFTAMLHAFDTNNPLSATASEKLLEYQRKSPPVAYTTAVLRDQASKGIIKAMVMEEQAYHNTPELRDYVYTPQGIRHDHPVYTFDYASQERQDAAKLFVEYCLSADSQKLGDEKGFNLHNEYKEQPSGLDGAGFLAAQKLWKQSKDGGRPIVAVFVADVSGSMDGLPLNGLKEALVNTSKFIGSNHYVGLVTYASKVYVNLEIGEFDNTQRAYFSGGVKSLFAGGGTATYDAVLIGLDMLLKKQQDVPDAKLMLFVLSDGQQNEGYNFNRIAPIVGGLQIPIYSIAYNLDSGSSAESELQKLSRINEAVLINASSDDLINQLRNLFNVQM